A genomic segment from Mustela lutreola isolate mMusLut2 chromosome 15, mMusLut2.pri, whole genome shotgun sequence encodes:
- the UNC119 gene encoding protein unc-119 homolog A: MKVKKGGGGAGTGAEPAPGASGPSVEPKPEPQLQESESGSESEPEAGLGPRPAPLQRKQPIGPEDVLGLQRITGDYLCSPEENIYKIDFIRFKIRDMDSGTVLFEIKKPPASERLPINRRDLDPNAGRFVRYQFTPAFLRLRQVGATVEFTVGDKPVNNFRMIERHYFRNQLLKSFDFHFGFCIPSSKNTCEHIYDFPPLSEELISEMIRHPYETQSDSFYFVDDRLVMHNKADYSYSGTP; this comes from the exons ATGAAGGTGAAGAAGGGCGGCGGCGGGGCTGGTACGGGGGCGGAGCCCGCACCAGGGGCCTCCGGCCCGAGCGTGGAGCCCAAGCCCGAGCCGCAGCTGCAGGAATCCGAGTCCGGGTCCGAGTCGGAGCCCGAAGCTGGCCTGGGGCCCAGGCCGGCGCCGTTGCAGAGGAAGCAGCCGATCGGGCCAGAGGACGTGCTGGGGCTGCAGCGGATCACCGGCG ACTACCTGTGCTCCCCCGAGGAGAATATCTACAAGATCGACTTCATCAGGTTCAAGATTCGAGACATGGACTCAGGCACTGTCCTCTTTGAAATCAAGAAGCCCCCAGCCTCAG AGCGGTTGCCCATCAACCGGCGGGACCTGGACCCCAATGCTGGGCGCTTTGTTCGCTACCAGTTCACGCCTGCCTTCCTCCGCCTGAGGCAGGTGGGAGCCAC GGTGGAGTTCACAGTGGGAGACAAGCCTGTCAACAACTTCCGCATGATTGAGAGGCACTACTTCCGCAACCAGCTCCTCAAAAGTTTTGACTTCCACTTTGGATTCTGCATCCCCAGCAGCAAGAACACCTGCGAGCACATCTAcgacttcccccctctctctgaggaGCTGA TCAGTGAGATGATCCGTCACCCATACGAGACACAGTCTGACAGCTTCTACTTCGTGGATGACCGGCTGGTGATGCACAACAAAGCAGACTATTCCTACAGTGGAACACCCTGA